The nucleotide window TTCATAATTCAAAAATGCCTCAACTCGCTCATCTCTTGTGTGTATTGGCTTATTAAACGCAATATGCGCCAACAAATCCAACTGATCCGCCTTCGGTTGCCCTAAGACTTCCCCTAATATCTCAATATACACACTAGCTGAGATCAACTCATTAAAAAAAATCTTTCGTTGCTCACTATCTGTCCAAATTTGATGTAACTGACTCCAATCAGGCACATAACCCCTAATTTTTGCCTTCGTATAATCGAGATACTGTGTTAAGGTTAATTGCTCCCCTGTGGCATCCACCATAAAAGTTACTTCATCAGCGATCGTAACCTCTAATCCCTGTACCCGAATTTTCCCTACAGGAGGTTTAACCGGTTTTAACTCCAGCGCAACCGTTAAGCTTTCATTTTCTGCCGTTTCAAGGGTAATCTCTCGTGAACAAAACCCATTTCCCCGAACAAAAAGACGAATTTTACCCGCAGGTAACGCCGCTAACCGAAAATACCCATTATCATCCGTCAGAATCGGACTTAACTGCTGATTGACTCCAATTAAAGCGCTGACAGACGCACCAACTAACAATTCCCCTGTGTCAGCATGAAGAACCGTTCCCTCAATAATACTCGTTCTAACCCCTGTTATCTCCTGGGGAGGTTCACCCAAAGGACGATCCCACTCATCAAATAAACGAGATGCCCCCACATAGTCAATAATGCGAAACCACTCCTTTCCTGTCGCCGTATCAATGCGCGATCCTCGGCCAATAATCTGTTTAAACAGAATCGGAGAAGAAATCGGCTTCATAAAGACAATATTGCGGCAAGACGGGACATCAACCCCTGTACTGAGCAATTCTGCCGTTGTTGCGACAATAGGCGTAATGCGATCGCTATCTTGAAACTGTTCTAACCAAGCCTTTGCTTCTCCTTCCTCTGAGACAATGGGAACAGCATAATTAGAATAACCCAACTCAGCAAACTCATTCTGTAATAATCTTGCCACTAACCGAGCATGGGTCATATCCACACAAAACACCATTGTTTTTTCCTTTGGACCAAACCGACGCAATAAACCGGCTAAATGCTCAACCATTGTTGCCGTTCGGTCAGGAAGGGTAATTTCCCGCTCAAATTGACCCGTTAAATATCGCTGTCTCGGTTCTGCTTCTTCAGGAATATAAATTTCTGCCCCCTGTATTCTGGCTTCTTGCAGAAGTAAACCATTTTTATCGACGCTGGTACGCACCTTATGGACTTTATAGGTTGCTAAAAAGCCATCTTCAATGCCTTGCCCTAAGCTATACTGATAAGCTGGTGCTTTCCATGTTCCCTTACTTTCATCAAGTGGATCAAGAAGAATTTCCGGTTCTTCAGCGCAAAAATAAGCATAAGTATCAATACTTTCATCCTGTTTTGGAGTCGCCGTCATTCCTAACTGAATAGCGCCCGTGAAATGTATTAAAAGACCACAAGGATTGATTGCAAGGTTTCAACAGCCCTCCCGATGTGGGATGGGTTGAAAGTTCAGTTCGATTTGTCCACTCCTCACGGAAAATTAAGTTTCAACAGCCCTCCCGATGTGGGATGGGTTGAAAGAATAGCTTATCATCTCTATCTAACAGACAATAAGTGTTGCAATAGCTTTCCCAATGTGGAATAGTTTGAAAATCTTTGTTTGTTATCTTTGAAATATGAGAAGGATTGAAAGGCGCACTTCGTTCGGGAATTTAGAGTTCTGTCGTATCTAAAAAAAACGACAGTTAATCTGTGAACAGTTAGAATAAGGTTGTGGCGACAATATTGTGTTAAATTGCGACACTAATTTGTGAACAGCGACATTTAATTTGTGAATGTACGTCTAGAGTGCCCGAAAGCCTCCCATAAAATCATCGATAGAAATTGGGATTTTTCTATAAAAACTATATAAATTTATCTATATAGTTAGCGACAAACACTTAAAAAATTTATGCCAGTTTATGCCAGTTTTTATGTTATGAAGAATAAAGAGACTTTTCTGAAATTGAGTCCTAGTAAGGGTTTGAGAATGGCTCAGGCGAGATTTGAACTTGCGACCTTGGGCTTATGAGTCCCCTGCTCTAACCACTGAGCTACTGAGCCTTAGTTGTCACAGTTTTTTATTATACACCAACTTGAAAAGATTAGTCAAACTTTTTTTTAAAAAAAAGGGAAAGTGTGATCTCTCCCTCTTTGAAACATTTTAGGGGGATAAGTAATTAGGAACGATCTTTAGGTAAAAAGGCCATGGGATTAACCGCCTTGCTTCCATCAGGATGAATCTCAAAATGGAGGTGAGGACCGGTGCTATAACCTGTACTGCCCATTTCCGCAATTAACTGACCTTGTTCTACTTGCTGACCACGACGGACTAAAATTCGGCTATTGTGAGCATATAAGGTAACACTGCCATCGGTGTGTCTAACCTTAACTAAATTCCCGTAACCGCCGGAATTCCAACCTGCCGAAATCACTTCACCGGGTGCAGCCGCTACAATAGGAGTTCCCACAGGGCCGGCAATATCTACCCCTTTGTGCATTCTGCCCCAACGCCAACCATAACCAGAGGTTAATACTCCTTTTGTCGGCCAGATATAGCCATTAAATCTGGCTGGAGCATCAGGTAAATATTGATCGGGACTCGAAAGACCGGGTAATTCAGGAGATACTGTCTCTCCTACGGGAATTCTTAAGCTGTTATTGTACTCTTCTATATTGACAGAAGCCGTCCCAATAATTTGTTCTTGAGTCGGTTGGGAAACCGTAGATTGAGTATTAGTATTTCTCAGACGACGATCTTTGTCCCATTCAGAATTACGAGGTTGTTGGGCAATGGGAGCAGAAAAAGACCCATCTGGAGGTTCTACTTCAATGGGAATGGGTTGAGTATTGTCATACTGTTGTTGCAATTTGGCGACATCTGCCCGCAATTGATCGGTATTGGCTTGTGTTCCCGTCTCAACGGTTGCATTCATAGAAGGAATATCACTAACACCTTCTGTATTATTAGGTAAACGACTGACTAAAGTCGAAGTATTGGCCTGAGTCCCTACAGGCAGGGGAACAGGAGGTAACTGGGAAGAGTTACGTTGAGCCGTTATGGGTACACCTGAAATAACCGTTGTTCTGGGTTGAGTTCTCGATGCAGTCCCCTTGGTGGGAATGACTAAGGGTTGATTAATCTTAATCAGGTTGGGATTAGTGATATTATTAGCTTTTATTAATTGGGCTACGGTAATGCCATGTTTACGGGCAATATTATTGAGGGTATCTCCTGTTTGGACTCGATAAATTTTTTCACTCGCCGGTTGCTCGGCTTTGGGTTGAGAAATTTGTAAAGGAGGAACGACCGTAGCGGTCTTAGGTGGCTCAACTTGTAGTTCTATGGGTTGCGGTTCGGCTAGGTCAGTATTTTCTGAATTTTTATTAGCAATAGTAGAGTCTAACGTATTATTTGATGAAGAGAAAGAAGAATCACTATTATTGGTTTCTATTTTTAATCTATGGAGAGATTGAGAATTATTTTCTAAAGAATTGGCCAGATTTTCCGGGTCGGGTGTGGCAAGAGGAATGGGGTCTAATTGCCGACGACTGAGATTGTTTCTAGAAAAACGGCCATTTTCTTCAGGAGTTATTGTAGAGGGACTAGCAGCAGTAGAAGTATTGAGTTGATTGTTTTCTATAATCTGAGGTGCAACAGAGGTTTGAGAATCAATCTCCACACTGGGCATCTCTACAGGAATTTCAATCCCCTGTTCATCAGAAGAATCAGGCGATAAGCCGACTATTCTCGGTCTAGTCTGAGCAGAAAATCTAGTCTGAGGTTCTTCCTTGAGATCAGAAACGTCTGTGATAATAACTTTGGTTTTAGACTCGCCCGTAGCTTCTTCGGATCTTAGAGCTACTAAACTTTCCTGTAATCGCTTACGGGTTTCTCTTAAATTATCTAAAGAACTCTCTAAAGATTCTTCGGATGTTGCCTTTGGTTTTGTGGGGGTTGCTTCTTTCGACTTGTTTTGAGTTAAATCCTCTGAGGGAATTTTCAGGGTTTGTCCGGCAACGAGATTGTCTTGTAAGGACAGATTATTAGATGTGGCGATCGCTTCGGGATTAATTTTGTAGTTACTTGATAGCGTCCACAGGGTTTCTCCTGCCTTCACTTGATGCTTGAGTGCAGGGGGAGTTAATTTGGTTGGAGTCGCCGGTGCTGGTGTTTGGGTGTCATCTGTTGCCAGATTGGTCAAAGTCGCTTGGGAGCTAACAGAACCCGTGGCCAGAGCGGGTCTGCTTTGATTGGGCAAAAATAGGCTGGTAGCACTCATGGAAATGGCTAAACCAATCATTGCTGCTGAACAGCGAACCCGATTATATCCTTCCCGGGTGACTACGGTGTCAACAGAAGTCGGTGCTGACAAAGAAACCTGTGTTTCTTGGGAGTCTCCCAGACTTGGGGAAATAGGTGTGACCTTGTGCATAATTGCCTCTTTCAAAAAAACCTCCTAGTGTGTAAAGAGCGTTGTAAACGTCCTTATTTCTTGTTGATGAGTGATACTAATTGCAGGATTATCCCATTGTTTTGATACATTAGCTTGCTTGATCTCCTCAGTCCATATCCTTTAGATATATTTAGCAAAGATTAGCTTAATTTGCCAATATAGACAAGTCTCTTTGGGAGCGTTCCATTTTTTGGGTTTAGTGTAGAATTTCCTAGGAATGACTAGAAAGACGACTTCAATACTATAATGTTTCCTTGACAAATTGAGTTATATAAATTTCTTATCATCATCGCAAAACACGACTTTTTGCCCCCCTCAATTTAAGTATCCAAGCTGACGTTTAGCTTCAAATAATCCGACAGCAACGCTAACGGAAAGATTGAGACTACGGACTTTCGGTTGAGCCATCGGAATATAAACAGTGGCATCACAACTGGCTAAAACATTGGCGGGTAATCCGTCGGTTTCACTGCCAAATAATAACCAATCTCCTACTTCAAACTGAAATTTAAGGAAATTTTCTTGACCTGATACACTAAATCCAATCTTACGTCCGCCTATTTTTTGATGAACCTGCTCAAAAATTTCTAAATTAGGATGATAAGATAAATTAACGAGAGGCCAGTAATCTAAACCGGCTCTTTTTAGATAGCGATCGCTAATTTCAAATCCTAATGGCCCGACTAAATGTAATTCGGTGGCTGTTGCCGCACAAGTCCGAGCAATATTGCCTGTATTTGGAGGAATTTGAGGATGGACTAACACCAATCTAATCATAGTTAATTATATCTTGAGGAATTATCATTTATCAGTTTAACTATCTTAAGGTTGGAGTAAGTACAGGTTAAGATAAACAATCATGATTCATTCCTAATCTACCCCTAAAACATTTTTCAGCGTGAATTATACAATGCTCTCAGAAATTAAAGACCTTGCCCAAACTTTAGCCCCTAGACTGGTTGAAATTCGTCGTCATATTCACGCTCATCCCGAACTCAGTGGACAAGAATATCAAACGGCGGCTTATGTAGCGGGTGTATTATCGTCCTGTGGGATTCATGTCCGAGAGGCGGTGGGGAAAACGGGAGTGGTTGGGGATTTAACCGGCAAAGGTACGGATTCCCGTACTTTGGCTATTCGGACTGATATGGATGCTTTACCGATACAAGAACGCACTAATCTAGAGTTTGCCTCTTGTAAACCGGGGATTATGCACGCTTGCGGTCATGATGTCCATACTACCCTAGGGTTGGGAACGGCGATGATTTTGTCTCAGTTATCAGAACCGATGCCGGGAAATGTCCGCTTTCTGTTCCAACCGGCTGAAGAAATTGCTCAGGGCGCAAGCTGGATGGTTCAAGATGGGGCGATGGTGGATGTTAATGGCATTTTTGGGGTTCATGTGTTTCCTTCGATTCCGGCTCGTTCTGTAGGGATTCGTTATGGTGCTTTGACGGCGGCGGCGGATGATTTAGAAATTTATATTCAGGGGGAATCCGGCCATGGCGCTCGTCCCCACGAGGCGAAAGATGCTATCTGGATTGCTTCCCAAGTGATTACCACCCTACAACAGGCGATTAGTCGCACTCAAAACCCTTTACGTCCGATCGTTTTAACCATTGGACAAATTAGCGGGGGTATTGCTCCTAATGTGATCGCCGATCAAGTGCGAATGGCCGGAACGGTGCGATCGCTACATCCAGATACTCACGCTCAGTTACCGGAATGGATCGAAAATGTAGTGGCTAATGTGTGTCAGACTTATGGGGCTAAGTATGAAATTAATTATCGTCGGGGTGTCCCTTCAGTCCAAAATGATTATATCCTCACGCAAATTTTAGAATCGGCAGCACGAGAAGCTTGGGGGAATGAGTCGGTACAAATTCTTCAAGAACCGTCATTAGGAGCAGAAGATTTTTCTCTTTATTTACAACACGCTCCAGGTACTATGTTTCGCTTGGGGGTTGGATATCCCGATAAATTAAATCATCCTCTACATCACCCCGAATTTGAGATTGATGAATCGGCAATTGTAACCGGAGTCGTTACCTTAGCTTATGCTACTTATAAATATTGGACAACAGATAATAATGGATAATTCTTTAATGGATAATTGATAATGGATAATTGATAATTTTTTTTAGACTCTACTATTCGTTATTATCTATTCATTTTTTATTAGTCAAAGAGTTATTATTATAATTGTTAGAACTGATTATTTATCAACAACTATTAATTATCCATTGTCCATTATCAATTGTCCATTATTTAAAATATATCTGCCGGATCAGCAGATTGTAACTTTCTAATAGCGATCGCCCCTGATAAAAAACACATAATCAAGGTTAAAATAAAAACATTAATAGCACGACTCACCGTCATAGAAATAGGTAGCATCGTAGCTACATAAGTGAGATGATATAGTCCAACGGATAAAATAAACCCCGGAAGATACCCAAAAACGGCTAATAAAAACGCCTCTTGCATCAACATAATTAATAAATAGCGATCGCTATATCCCATCGCTTTAAGAGTTGCATATTCGGGTAAATGATCCGACACATCAGTATACAAAATTTGATAAACAATGACAATGCCGACAATAAAACCCATGACTACTCCTATCCCAAAAATAAAACCGATAGGTGTACCACTTTCCCAATAACTTTTTTCAACTTGGGCAAACTCTTCTACCGTTAAGACTCGTACATCTTGGGGTAAACCGGCCTTAAGTTGTGCCTGAATTTGGGCTACATTTACTCCGGGTTCTAAATGAATTAACCCAACTTCAATCTCATCTGGTTGACGTTCATTGAATAAAGATAGAAAGGTTGAATCACTGGTAATCACATTTCCATCAGCAGCAAAAGATGCTCCTAAATTAAACACCCCGTTAATCCTGATTCCTTTCCCATTAACTTCAGTTTTAAATGTGCCTGTTGTCGTAAAAGCATCGGCAATATTTCCATATTCAGGACGACTCGCTAAGTCAAATAACATTTGATTGAGAATTTTGAGATGATCTAAATTTTGATTAACTTCAGGTAAGTTAAAAGACGGTTCAGCCGGATCAACTCCCCAGACTAAAATAGGGCGTTCTATACGAGTTTCGGGGTTACGCCATTGCCCCATGCCAATATAAACAGAATTAACCGATTTAACCCCGTCATAAGCTAACACCTGATAAAGTCGTTCTCTAGAAAAACTTTTGACGGAAAATAAGGATTGAAATTGAGGACTAATTAAGACTAAATCAGCTTTTAAACTGCGAAGAGGTTTAATGGCTGAATCATAGAGAGCATTTTGAAAGGCTAATTGTACAAACATTAATAAATCAGCAAAGGCTATGCCGGCAATGGCAACCGCTAAACGAGCTTTTTGTTTAGTTAATTGATGCCATGCTAGGGGGGTTTTTTGAAATAAATTCAAGAACATATTAAAATTTTTATCTAATAATTTATAAATCAATGGCTACTTGTACCTGTAAATTAGTAAACTTTTCTACTTGCTTACTTGCTTCAGGGTTCAAACGAATTTTAACTTCTACGACTCGCCGGTCTAAATTTTCTCCAGGTTCGTTACTAAAAATATTTTGTCGGCTAACTTGTAAACCAATTAATGATACATTTCCCTCTAATTCTCCAGGAAAAGCTTGACTGGTAATGATCGCCCGTTGTCCCAGTTTAACTTTATTAATATCCGTTTGATAAATTTCTGCTATTGCTATCATTTGATCCGTTTGCGCCAGATCTACAATTCCTGAATCTCCTATTTTTGCTCCTGGCCGAGTATGTATTTTAAGAATTTTTCCCGGCATAGGTGCGCGGATATAAGCTTGTTCTAAGTTAGTTTGTGCCTGTTTTAGAGCAACTTTAGCACTCTCAACTTCTGTTTGAGCCACTTGTATATCGACCGGACGCACTTCAGCAATTTGGTTTAATGTCGCCTTTGCTTGGAGTATTTCTTGAGGTCTAGAGGTTTCGATCTGTTTTAGTGTGGCTTGGGCTTCAATTAATTGTTGTTTTCGGGAAGATTCTATGCGTTTAAGGGTTGCTTGAGCTTCATTAAGTTGTTGTTGTGCGGTTAAAAAGGTTAATTTTTTACTATCTCTTAATGATGCAGAAATTGCCCCATCTAAAAATAACGTTTCGTGACGTTCATATTCGATTTTTGCATTAGCAAATTGAGCTTCCATCTGATTTATGATGGCTTTTTGGGCTTCAATTTCGGTGCTTTTTTCCGCTTCTAAACGAGCAATATTCGCTTTTTGGGCTTCAATTTCCGTGTTTTGTTCCGCTTTAATTCGCGCAAGTTCTGCTTGTTGTGCCTCTATTTCCCCAGTTTTCGCTCCGGCTTGGACTTGGGCTAATTTCGCTTGTGCCATTTTAACTTGTTCTTTGGCTTGGGCGACGGCATCCGCTAAAGGGGCGCGAGAATCAAGTATAGCAATGATTTGCCCGGCTTCGACCCGATCGCCTTCTTTCACCAACAGTTGAGCCACGCGATCGCCATCTAAGGCTAAGGGGGCAGCAATTGAAACGACTTCGGCCTCTGGTTCTAAGCGTCCTAAAGCGGCTACTTTGGTAACGGTTGGCGCATTCTGTACCGCTACGGGTTGACTTTCCGAGGCGGGTTGTAACCGAGAAATCCCATAAATTACTGAGATTCCTGTTAGGCTCGTTGCGACAATTATTAATCCGATTAACCCCCGTTGTGGAGGTTTTGTCATAAATTGAAAAGTCATATTTTTTTCCTGTTTTAATTTAAAAATAAGTTTTAATAAGGTTTCTGAATTCCTATTGTAAGTAAACTGTTAGCATTTTAGCTAGTAGATTACCTTGGTTAGTATAGGAGATGGTTTTTCCTTCAAAAAGCCGTGCCATTAAAATTCCATAAATTAGAGAAAAAATGAGTTCTATGATTAGCTCATCAACTTGTAAGTAATCCGTTAAAACTTGTCTAATTTCTTCGTCTGCTTGTTTGAGTTTTTCATTATTTAACACTTCTTGATTGTCTTGATGACGACAAAAATCAACCCAAATTAAAATTTGCTGCTGAAAATAATCTTCATTTTTAGCAATAAAATTAAATAATGTTTCAATTCTTCCTGATAAAGGCTGGTTTCTATCGGCAGTGGCTAAAAAGTTGCTAATGTCTTGTTTAGTTTGCTCCTCGACTAACTGTAAAAATATTGCTTCTTTGCCTGAAAAGTAATGATAAAGTGTCCCTGTAGACACCCCTATCCCTTGGGCAATTTCGCGCATGGTGACTGAACCGTAACCTTTTGAGGCAAAGAGGTCAAAGCATTTACTGAGGAGTTCTTGGCGATAGAGATTGTGATCGACAATCTTAGGCATTTTTTTAAATCAAACATTCGTTATATAAAAAGATAACACAAAAATCCTTCTAGGAAAAGCCCTTTTATCAATGGATAATTGACAATGGATAATGGATAATGAAAGGTTTTCTGATTAGAGTCATCATTTATCGTTGATAATTAATCATGAAGAAGTGGATTTGTTAGAGTTAAAGGGGTTAAGGTGGGCATTGCCCACCCTACAATTAGTCTAGGTGATTATCAATTATTAAAAGCTTTACCCTATCCTACTTTCACGGTGATGGTATAGGAAGGCCGTTGTTTAGCTTCCCGACGAGTTTTGACTAAACGGAAGTCAGTATCTATGTAAAGATGCTCAAATTGAGGTTTGGCTTTAAATGCGCCTTTTAATTGTTTAGAAATTTTTTGATTTATACTTTTTAAAAAAGGAAGGTTTAAAATTTCTGTTTCTGATGAATTTAGGTCAGATTGAGATTGAACTTTTTCCTTTAGCCAAGTTTTGGCTTTTTCTTGAGATAAGGGAGTGACTCCTAATTTAAATCTTTGTTTAAACCCAACATTTTCAATTAACCATTGATTGTCTTGGATTTCATATTTTTGAATTAACAATAAATCATAAACTCCTAAAGGCTGAGAAAGTTTATCTAAAAGAGGTAATTGATTGAGGGGAGCATAACGAGCAATATTGCCATAATATCCATTGTCTAAGAATATTTGATAGGATTGTTCCCTCAGTCGTCCCGGAATTATATCTTGAAAAGGAATAGTAGACCAAATTGGACTCCATATTCCTCCTATTAATCCTTTTTGATCTTCAG belongs to Gloeothece citriformis PCC 7424 and includes:
- the devC gene encoding ABC transporter permease DevC, which translates into the protein MFLNLFQKTPLAWHQLTKQKARLAVAIAGIAFADLLMFVQLAFQNALYDSAIKPLRSLKADLVLISPQFQSLFSVKSFSRERLYQVLAYDGVKSVNSVYIGMGQWRNPETRIERPILVWGVDPAEPSFNLPEVNQNLDHLKILNQMLFDLASRPEYGNIADAFTTTGTFKTEVNGKGIRINGVFNLGASFAADGNVITSDSTFLSLFNERQPDEIEVGLIHLEPGVNVAQIQAQLKAGLPQDVRVLTVEEFAQVEKSYWESGTPIGFIFGIGVVMGFIVGIVIVYQILYTDVSDHLPEYATLKAMGYSDRYLLIMLMQEAFLLAVFGYLPGFILSVGLYHLTYVATMLPISMTVSRAINVFILTLIMCFLSGAIAIRKLQSADPADIF
- a CDS encoding ABC exporter membrane fusion protein, which encodes MTFQFMTKPPQRGLIGLIIVATSLTGISVIYGISRLQPASESQPVAVQNAPTVTKVAALGRLEPEAEVVSIAAPLALDGDRVAQLLVKEGDRVEAGQIIAILDSRAPLADAVAQAKEQVKMAQAKLAQVQAGAKTGEIEAQQAELARIKAEQNTEIEAQKANIARLEAEKSTEIEAQKAIINQMEAQFANAKIEYERHETLFLDGAISASLRDSKKLTFLTAQQQLNEAQATLKRIESSRKQQLIEAQATLKQIETSRPQEILQAKATLNQIAEVRPVDIQVAQTEVESAKVALKQAQTNLEQAYIRAPMPGKILKIHTRPGAKIGDSGIVDLAQTDQMIAIAEIYQTDINKVKLGQRAIITSQAFPGELEGNVSLIGLQVSRQNIFSNEPGENLDRRVVEVKIRLNPEASKQVEKFTNLQVQVAIDL
- a CDS encoding TetR/AcrR family transcriptional regulator, encoding MPKIVDHNLYRQELLSKCFDLFASKGYGSVTMREIAQGIGVSTGTLYHYFSGKEAIFLQLVEEQTKQDISNFLATADRNQPLSGRIETLFNFIAKNEDYFQQQILIWVDFCRHQDNQEVLNNEKLKQADEEIRQVLTDYLQVDELIIELIFSLIYGILMARLFEGKTISYTNQGNLLAKMLTVYLQ
- a CDS encoding peptidoglycan DD-metalloendopeptidase family protein, giving the protein MHKVTPISPSLGDSQETQVSLSAPTSVDTVVTREGYNRVRCSAAMIGLAISMSATSLFLPNQSRPALATGSVSSQATLTNLATDDTQTPAPATPTKLTPPALKHQVKAGETLWTLSSNYKINPEAIATSNNLSLQDNLVAGQTLKIPSEDLTQNKSKEATPTKPKATSEESLESSLDNLRETRKRLQESLVALRSEEATGESKTKVIITDVSDLKEEPQTRFSAQTRPRIVGLSPDSSDEQGIEIPVEMPSVEIDSQTSVAPQIIENNQLNTSTAASPSTITPEENGRFSRNNLSRRQLDPIPLATPDPENLANSLENNSQSLHRLKIETNNSDSSFSSSNNTLDSTIANKNSENTDLAEPQPIELQVEPPKTATVVPPLQISQPKAEQPASEKIYRVQTGDTLNNIARKHGITVAQLIKANNITNPNLIKINQPLVIPTKGTASRTQPRTTVISGVPITAQRNSSQLPPVPLPVGTQANTSTLVSRLPNNTEGVSDIPSMNATVETGTQANTDQLRADVAKLQQQYDNTQPIPIEVEPPDGSFSAPIAQQPRNSEWDKDRRLRNTNTQSTVSQPTQEQIIGTASVNIEEYNNSLRIPVGETVSPELPGLSSPDQYLPDAPARFNGYIWPTKGVLTSGYGWRWGRMHKGVDIAGPVGTPIVAAAPGEVISAGWNSGGYGNLVKVRHTDGSVTLYAHNSRILVRRGQQVEQGQLIAEMGSTGYSTGPHLHFEIHPDGSKAVNPMAFLPKDRS
- a CDS encoding tRNA (cytidine(34)-2'-O)-methyltransferase, with product MIRLVLVHPQIPPNTGNIARTCAATATELHLVGPLGFEISDRYLKRAGLDYWPLVNLSYHPNLEIFEQVHQKIGGRKIGFSVSGQENFLKFQFEVGDWLLFGSETDGLPANVLASCDATVYIPMAQPKVRSLNLSVSVAVGLFEAKRQLGYLN
- a CDS encoding M20 family metallopeptidase, whose amino-acid sequence is MLSEIKDLAQTLAPRLVEIRRHIHAHPELSGQEYQTAAYVAGVLSSCGIHVREAVGKTGVVGDLTGKGTDSRTLAIRTDMDALPIQERTNLEFASCKPGIMHACGHDVHTTLGLGTAMILSQLSEPMPGNVRFLFQPAEEIAQGASWMVQDGAMVDVNGIFGVHVFPSIPARSVGIRYGALTAAADDLEIYIQGESGHGARPHEAKDAIWIASQVITTLQQAISRTQNPLRPIVLTIGQISGGIAPNVIADQVRMAGTVRSLHPDTHAQLPEWIENVVANVCQTYGAKYEINYRRGVPSVQNDYILTQILESAAREAWGNESVQILQEPSLGAEDFSLYLQHAPGTMFRLGVGYPDKLNHPLHHPEFEIDESAIVTGVVTLAYATYKYWTTDNNG